TATTCAACTCTTCTTTTTTGAAAGTCACTTACTGATTCCAAATGTTTTTTCAAGTAGAGCTTTGTTCTGGGGAGTTTGTACAACTTCTTCTCTAAAAGGGCTTCCCTTTTTATCAACGAACCTACCTTAGCAACCGTAATGCGGACAGGTTTTTGGTCTCTATTCAACAATTGATTTACAGCACTAACAACTTCATCTAAAATTTCGTTATCCCGCTTATTCCAATCAACTCTCTTCTTTTTCGATGGCTGATTTAATATTGGACTCTTCATTCTAAGCCATTCACGATTTGCTCTATATAACCGCATATATAATGCTTTATTTGCCATTCTTAGTTGCTTAACTGACATATTGGGATTTTCCTTTATCAAACCTTTCCAGTCCTTTTGGTCAACAGATAATTCAGTTTCATCAACCACAATCTTTTCATTATAATCATTAGATAGAAAGTGTTTAATTGTTTTAGGGTCAGCCCCCATCTTTCGTGAAAGCTCTCGTAAACTTATATCCAGTTGAGATTGCTCCTTTAATTTCGCTTCCCAAATTGAACCATAAGATTTTACTCTTGTCTTACTGTAACGGTCCATCTCTGATTTATCTGGTCCTCTCCTTGTATATGTAAAATTACAGTGTGGACACATAAATGTTCCAATCGGACTCTTCGTATTATCGGAAAGGGTTAAATCCATGCTGTTAATCACATTTTGTTTATATGAATTACACACTGGATTTAAACATGGCCAAGGGGGAAATACAAATGGAGAACCTATTTCTTCATTGAACGTTTCTTCCACCGATATATCTAATGCGGACATTATCAACAAATGACGTATAGGGTGAAATGAATTCTTATGCTTTTGCACAATCATAGATAACCAGTCTCCTTTACCAGTTAAAGAACTATGAAATATATCCAAAACGGAGCGTTCATATTTTCCAAGAAAGAATTCTCGCCAATCATCTTGTTTTACTCGTTTACTGTAATAAGCCAGTCCTTTTGCAATTAGAGCATATGTATATTTCTCCCTAAACCATTGCAA
Above is a genomic segment from Neobacillus endophyticus containing:
- a CDS encoding TnsD family Tn7-like transposition protein, translating into MSLLFFNTPYPDELFYSICARFHKRSGNVYEKATIKDLFSSRSITASAFLPSGINALIANMPPFANYNAEQFIINHTLYPFYSAFLPLRQAEEIYQSMLSNDGKDIYVRAGISASGIPQIKFLRFCKHCYEIDMAKYGEPYFHRLHQISGIECCLEHYTPLYNSSVLTSGGGKHRFEFPTNKNCVASEESNVLNNISNKVRENYIAHLKELTPLVINLINKKFENKELQWFREKYTYALIAKGLAYYSKRVKQDDWREFFLGKYERSVLDIFHSSLTGKGDWLSMIVQKHKNSFHPIRHLLIMSALDISVEETFNEEIGSPFVFPPWPCLNPVCNSYKQNVINSMDLTLSDNTKSPIGTFMCPHCNFTYTRRGPDKSEMDRYSKTRVKSYGSIWEAKLKEQSQLDISLRELSRKMGADPKTIKHFLSNDYNEKIVVDETELSVDQKDWKGLIKENPNMSVKQLRMANKALYMRLYRANREWLRMKSPILNQPSKKKRVDWNKRDNEILDEVVSAVNQLLNRDQKPVRITVAKVGSLIKREALLEKKLYKLPRTKLYLKKHLESVSDFQKRRVEYVIDTMETQEEVLPDWKIIRMAGLPYGEKWLEVLNDIRRNRK